GCATTCTGAAAAACATTTCCTGAAACACAAATTGCTGTATCCCCCCAGCCAAAATGACTGAAAAAAATACAGTTTTACATATCGCAGAAAGTTCACCAATACTGGCATATTCCCAAGCTTTCTTATACAAATGGTAACGAAATGAAAAGATTAAGTGACCGCTTACAAGAACCACAGCTGTTAATACGATAGGTGCCGTCAGCACTTCAATACTGGCATTCACCAAAAAACCACTGAAGAATACTGACATTAAAACAATGGTCGTATCAACTAATATAAACAGTGAAAGTCTCTGTTTATAAGACATACTATTCCTCCTTTCCCGTCCATAAAAATAGAAGGATAATGACCGGATCATCACACTATCCTTCTATTTTTATATTTATAAATTGAAATAAATCGGGCATTTAACCCACCCTCACTCCATGCCAACGACGACTTGCGTCTAAGGTGTGTTTCAACCCACAGCATGATCGAGTGCCTCCATTGATAACAGTCAGGAGACATCACTGTTATTTCTTCCGTTACAACATAATTCTTAATAAAGAACAATTTATTCAAAAAAATTCATCGCTCATTCATAATGGCACCTATCACATTTGCATGTGCCAGATTCAGAATCCTTTTGACTTCCAGCGCATCCTGAAAGATAACCTTTCCTCTTCTGACAACGAGCAGAACGCCATCTGCAAGGTTAGTTAAAATCCGGGTTTCTGTGTAATCAAGTACATTAGGGGCATCAATAATAATGGCATCATATTCTTTTGAGACTTTATCAAGCAGTTGTTTCATCTGCTCACTGCCTAACAGTTCAGCTGGATTATATTCGTCCGGTCCGCTTGTGAGAATATCCAGCCTGCTGATTTCTCCTTTATGCATTACTTCAGCTAGAGACCGCCTGGATTTTAAGACAGTGGTGAGGCCGTGATGGTTGTCCAGATGAAAATACTGGTGAATGACCGGCTTTCTCAAATTAGCATCAATGAGAAGTACTCTTTCTTTTTGTTGAGATAATAAAGTAGCCAGGTTTACCGCTGCTGTAGACTTTCCTTCCCCTTTGGTTGAAGAAGTAAGAACAAATATTTTCATTGGCTGATCGGTCATCAGAAATTTAATATTGGTCCGTATCGTATGAAATTCATCAGCAAGCGCAGAGTCAGGATGTGTATAAGTGTAAACACTTCGTTTTTTATCAGCTGTGGTCTGCTGCCTTTTTCGTAATTTCAATCTGCTCACCCCTTATTTCGACTGCTTTTTTTCTTGGTTGCTTTAACACTTTTTTCTTTCTCGCATCCGGTACATATCCTATGACCGGGACACCAAAGAATTCTTCAGCGTCCTCCTCAACTCTAATAGCGCGGTCAAGCGTATCCAGAAAGAAGGCTAAACCGATTCCAAGTGCAAGACCCGCTGCTGCAGCCAAATAAACGAATCGGTTACTCAAAGGATTAACTGGATTAAAATTTGGCATTGCTTCTGTAAGTAGTTGAACGCCTTCATACGCGAGAATGCTTCTTGCTTCTTCTTTGAAATTCAAAGCTGTTGCATTGGCAATGTCTGCAGCAATCTGAGGATCAGAATCTGCTACTGTTATACTGACAACCTGAGATTCCTCTAATCTTTCAACTGTCACCTGAGAAGCGAGTGCCTGAGGAGAACGTTCAATTCCAATATCTAGAGCAACCTGAGTCATAACTGTAGGGTCTTTTAACATCACCATTAAAGTTTCCATAGGAACATCAGGAGACGTCAAAATAACCCTCGTTGATGTTTGAAACATTGGTGAATAAGTCAAATTATTATAGTAGTAAGCCATTCCACCTAACAAAATTGTTAAGAGTAAAATGAGGATTAACCTTTTCTTAATCACTTTTACATATTCCATTAAGTTTATATCTCTGGATCCTGGCGTATAGGAACTTACTCCTTTGCCTTTCACTGTGTTCACCCTCTTCATTCATTTTATTCTTTATAAAGAACATGCAGTGTAAAAATAAGATCCCTATGCGAGGAACAGGGACTTTTGTTTTAAAAAATAATTCAAGTGTCTTCTTTATTTTAGTTCTTTATAAAGAACATGTCAACCTGTTTTTTTTGCTTTTTTAACTCCTGACCAGTGGAGAATAAATTTTTTATATTGTGTGTTTAAGGAATAAAAATAAATCTTTATAAGGTACACATTTCTTTTAGTACCGGCTACCGATCTGACAGGGAAATACACAGGAACCAGTTTTGTTGTCGGACCATCCAGGTTGATCCTGTTACCTTTAAATCTTCTCCTAGAAATCGTTTTGCACGATGAAAAAATTTGTTCTCCATTAAGCCGATATAGCCTTCCGGAAAGTATGTTTGATAGTGTTCACGGAATATCTGATAAAAATATATGTCATTTTACCTTTTCTCTGATAATCTCGTAATAGAGATAATCGATCCACTTCCCATAATGTCTCTATTTGAATATTGTCTGTTCTGTACCGCTTGGATAAGGTTTCGATTGGTATAATTGATGCAGGAGTAAATTCAACTGTGCCAATGGGCTTTTTGTATTTACGATCATATATTAAATAACGGATAGACTCTTTACGATAGGGGGCATCGAGCCAATGATTCTTATTAATTGTATGCTCCCAGATATCTTTAAATATTTTTCCTTCCTCCATTGTTGAAACGTGCTTAAACATATCAGATCACTTCTTGTTAGAAAAAGCTGAAGGAGCATACCCTTCAGCCGATTCTTGCTCATTTACATTCTATGATGACGCTCCGGATACATCATCCTCACAGTCATCATCTTTTCCACCATGATCTCCCCCACCATAATCAAAAAAGTTCATTTTCAATGAAACGTCCAAGTTCTCCAGATGCAGCGAATGCCATTTTTCTTTCATGGTAACCCTCCTCGCACTCAGGTTGTTCTTTATAAAGAACTATGTAAATTTACCATATATTTTAAAATAATGTCAAATGACATCACACTTGGAATAGCTCAAAAAAGCCAGATATTTCTACCTGACTTCTTTAAGTTGCTTATTTTACTGGATCTGATGTTTTGAGTGAAGTTTCACCAGGGCATTTTCTACTTTGACATTTTCCAATCGATACGCTGGAGCATCTGTTCCGGCATTTTTCGTATCAAGACCGGTAACTGCACTAGCATTCGCTGGATTACCTTGAATCTGAACGTTTTTCATACTGACATCAAATATTTTCGTCGGAGCTGGAGAGCCATATGGACCAAACTTCATGATTGGAGTATGTGTAACCGTATTATTTTTCGCTGAAATTACAGAATCATTGATAGATAGCTTTTTCGCTCCGAGCACGTAAAATGAAGCACCGTAACCAATGTTCTTGTTAACGTTGAATCGGCTATTTGAAATGGCTACGGAAGGTGACCCTTTAATGGATAAAACGTTGCTATCGGAAGTAAAGCTACAATCTTGAATAGAGTAGTTTCCTTCTTGACTGATTCCCACCGCACTACCATTTCCTGAAGTAAATGAACATGTTTGATATTGACCTTTTGGTAATGAGAGGTTTGTGTAATTTTCAACCTTTAAGTTTTTGTAAATATTTTGATCATTTCCTGGTCCAGTAATTGCGGATTTCTCACCTTTTAAAGTGACCTGACTGAGATTCACTGGATTACTGCCAATATATATTGGACTATTTTCTATGAATAGATTCTCCATCTTGACTGTAAAAGGCTTTTTGTTATCCAGACTGACTGGTGTATTGTAAAGTTCATTATCTTTAAACGTAATGGCTTCGCCACTGAAACCAACTCGACTGTTTTCAATTATATTTTGATAGAAATCTGCATTGTTCCCCACTACCGTTATCGTTGCATGATTAA
The sequence above is drawn from the Jeotgalibacillus aurantiacus genome and encodes:
- a CDS encoding CpsD/CapB family tyrosine-protein kinase, translated to MKLRKRQQTTADKKRSVYTYTHPDSALADEFHTIRTNIKFLMTDQPMKIFVLTSSTKGEGKSTAAVNLATLLSQQKERVLLIDANLRKPVIHQYFHLDNHHGLTTVLKSRRSLAEVMHKGEISRLDILTSGPDEYNPAELLGSEQMKQLLDKVSKEYDAIIIDAPNVLDYTETRILTNLADGVLLVVRRGKVIFQDALEVKRILNLAHANVIGAIMNER
- a CDS encoding YveK family protein — translated: MKRVNTVKGKGVSSYTPGSRDINLMEYVKVIKKRLILILLLTILLGGMAYYYNNLTYSPMFQTSTRVILTSPDVPMETLMVMLKDPTVMTQVALDIGIERSPQALASQVTVERLEESQVVSITVADSDPQIAADIANATALNFKEEARSILAYEGVQLLTEAMPNFNPVNPLSNRFVYLAAAAGLALGIGLAFFLDTLDRAIRVEEDAEEFFGVPVIGYVPDARKKKVLKQPRKKAVEIRGEQIEITKKAADHS